The Xenopus laevis strain J_2021 chromosome 7S, Xenopus_laevis_v10.1, whole genome shotgun sequence genome includes a window with the following:
- the LOC121396507 gene encoding uncharacterized protein LOC121396507 isoform X2: MFISQQSFQWRITSVNVEHFTLFKEKLTLKAHTINIIPCMFQTRGQLNPLKVQLEWGKMDSKGYTSLIHLYGEHATMESPDLKEKYHLFESQVAKGICSLVINPTEMTDSGTYQVRLKILGKLYEPVPSIEIQVENQVENKDTDESQRGFWSKSQTTTVPPTTTTASTATAAATVSFQDAILEYINSSAKGETIHTVILGALLVIGIVLLLIAVKLCTNGRQKNPDSDEENPPDNTSKKGKDKKKKKKEKSESEKSSNESEESTSTVSEESESD, encoded by the exons ATGTTTATTTCACAACAGAGTTTTCAATGGAGAATAACTT CAGTGAATGTtgaacattttacattatttaaagagAAGCTGACGCTGAAGGCACATACAATCAATATAATTCCATGTATGTTTCAAACACGCGGTCAACTCAACCCACTCAAAGTCCAACTGGAATGGGGGAAAATGGATTCGAAAGGTTACACGTCTCTAATCCACCTGTACGGAGAACATGCGACAATGGAATCGCCCGATTTGAAGGAAAAATACCACCTTTTTGAAAGCCAGGTGGCAAAAGGGATCTGCTCTCTGGTGATTAATCCCACAGAGATGACAGACAGTGGCACTTATCAGGTCCGGCTGAAAATTTTAGGAAAGTTGTACGAGCCGGTTCCATCTATAGAAATTCAGGTTGAGAATCAAGTTGAGAATAAAGACACAG ATGAGTCGCAGAGAGGGTTCTGGTCAAAGTCTCAAACAACGACTGTGCCCCCAACGACCACTACTGCATCAACAGCCACAGCCGCAGCCACTGTCTCTTTTCAAGATGCCATCCTAGAATATATTAATTCAAGTGCTAAAGGGGAGACTATACATACTGTAATACTTGGAGCGCTCCTTGTTATAGGCATAGTACTCTTACTAATAGCAGTCAAACTATG tactaacggaaggcaaaaaaaccctgatAGTGATGAAGAAAACCCACCAGATAATACTTCAAAGAAAGG GAAagataaaaagaagaagaaaaaagaaaaaagtgagtCAGAAAAGTCTTCCAACGAGAGTGAGGAAAGCACATCTACTGTATCAGAAGAGAGTGAAAGTGACTAG
- the LOC121396507 gene encoding uncharacterized protein LOC121396507 isoform X3, with product MFQTRGQLNPLKVQLEWGKMDSKGYTSLIHLYGEHATMESPDLKEKYHLFESQVAKGICSLVINPTEMTDSGTYQVRLKILGKLYEPVPSIEIQVENQVENKDTDESQRGFWSKSQTTTVPPTTTTASTATAAATVSFQDAILEYINSSAKGETIHTVILGALLVIGIVLLLIAVKLCTNGRQKNPDSDEENPPDNTSKKGKDKKKKKKEKSESEKSSNESEESTSTVSEESESD from the exons ATGTTTCAAACACGCGGTCAACTCAACCCACTCAAAGTCCAACTGGAATGGGGGAAAATGGATTCGAAAGGTTACACGTCTCTAATCCACCTGTACGGAGAACATGCGACAATGGAATCGCCCGATTTGAAGGAAAAATACCACCTTTTTGAAAGCCAGGTGGCAAAAGGGATCTGCTCTCTGGTGATTAATCCCACAGAGATGACAGACAGTGGCACTTATCAGGTCCGGCTGAAAATTTTAGGAAAGTTGTACGAGCCGGTTCCATCTATAGAAATTCAGGTTGAGAATCAAGTTGAGAATAAAGACACAG ATGAGTCGCAGAGAGGGTTCTGGTCAAAGTCTCAAACAACGACTGTGCCCCCAACGACCACTACTGCATCAACAGCCACAGCCGCAGCCACTGTCTCTTTTCAAGATGCCATCCTAGAATATATTAATTCAAGTGCTAAAGGGGAGACTATACATACTGTAATACTTGGAGCGCTCCTTGTTATAGGCATAGTACTCTTACTAATAGCAGTCAAACTATG tactaacggaaggcaaaaaaaccctgatAGTGATGAAGAAAACCCACCAGATAATACTTCAAAGAAAGG GAAagataaaaagaagaagaaaaaagaaaaaagtgagtCAGAAAAGTCTTCCAACGAGAGTGAGGAAAGCACATCTACTGTATCAGAAGAGAGTGAAAGTGACTAG
- the LOC121396507 gene encoding uncharacterized protein LOC121396507 isoform X1, whose protein sequence is MYLNISKTMDHHLFIFIFGLFTLFMHTTSAVNVEHFTLFKEKLTLKAHTINIIPCMFQTRGQLNPLKVQLEWGKMDSKGYTSLIHLYGEHATMESPDLKEKYHLFESQVAKGICSLVINPTEMTDSGTYQVRLKILGKLYEPVPSIEIQVENQVENKDTDESQRGFWSKSQTTTVPPTTTTASTATAAATVSFQDAILEYINSSAKGETIHTVILGALLVIGIVLLLIAVKLCTNGRQKNPDSDEENPPDNTSKKGKDKKKKKKEKSESEKSSNESEESTSTVSEESESD, encoded by the exons ATGTATCTTAATATATCTAAAACAAtggatcatcatttatttatcttcATATTCGgactatttactttatttatgcaTACCACATCAG CAGTGAATGTtgaacattttacattatttaaagagAAGCTGACGCTGAAGGCACATACAATCAATATAATTCCATGTATGTTTCAAACACGCGGTCAACTCAACCCACTCAAAGTCCAACTGGAATGGGGGAAAATGGATTCGAAAGGTTACACGTCTCTAATCCACCTGTACGGAGAACATGCGACAATGGAATCGCCCGATTTGAAGGAAAAATACCACCTTTTTGAAAGCCAGGTGGCAAAAGGGATCTGCTCTCTGGTGATTAATCCCACAGAGATGACAGACAGTGGCACTTATCAGGTCCGGCTGAAAATTTTAGGAAAGTTGTACGAGCCGGTTCCATCTATAGAAATTCAGGTTGAGAATCAAGTTGAGAATAAAGACACAG ATGAGTCGCAGAGAGGGTTCTGGTCAAAGTCTCAAACAACGACTGTGCCCCCAACGACCACTACTGCATCAACAGCCACAGCCGCAGCCACTGTCTCTTTTCAAGATGCCATCCTAGAATATATTAATTCAAGTGCTAAAGGGGAGACTATACATACTGTAATACTTGGAGCGCTCCTTGTTATAGGCATAGTACTCTTACTAATAGCAGTCAAACTATG tactaacggaaggcaaaaaaaccctgatAGTGATGAAGAAAACCCACCAGATAATACTTCAAAGAAAGG GAAagataaaaagaagaagaaaaaagaaaaaagtgagtCAGAAAAGTCTTCCAACGAGAGTGAGGAAAGCACATCTACTGTATCAGAAGAGAGTGAAAGTGACTAG